One stretch of Leadbetterella byssophila DSM 17132 DNA includes these proteins:
- a CDS encoding TolC family protein, whose product MQKTLLLLLIATLPLKAADTPPTLRELLEQALQKNYKTQVAQQKVNISHIEKQQLKDAYLPTAEVSGSYGFMTQNVSIKSDATTIYLEDGAHPLPGLDNGLTTKGNLARATLDVNALLYSGGKIPALKKAVDQKILAQEAAVEKENQQVIEEVIKAYDQLALLDQVKQLLDESQKRLDVHQKTADKALEYGLITKYEHQKLQLAQSQLKHKQVNYEGQRSLLLEQLAMLTGVEKTKLSELHPSLETLETASAPLSVDKRPELIALDHIIQANKFKVEAEKTWWKPKVAVSASAGYLNLFDATIKGKTALPYNLGYNTLHTNSLQLAPDIRIGIGFKWEIFDGFKGKKEIQKAKTETLIAEAEKEEAEELLNLNLLKNRTELTTVQEELALKQTQMLLAKDALDVATKEFKTGLIKSSELIDAENDYLAAALDYQKSLFNQRRTAVGLLKASGSLQIDKL is encoded by the coding sequence ATGCAAAAGACACTATTGCTCTTACTCATTGCAACCTTGCCTCTAAAAGCAGCAGATACCCCTCCTACTCTGAGGGAGCTATTGGAGCAAGCCTTGCAGAAAAACTACAAAACTCAAGTGGCTCAACAAAAAGTGAACATTAGCCACATTGAAAAACAACAGCTGAAAGATGCCTATCTACCTACAGCTGAGGTAAGTGGATCATACGGTTTCATGACCCAAAATGTCTCGATCAAATCAGATGCCACCACCATTTACCTGGAAGATGGAGCTCATCCCCTCCCTGGCCTTGACAATGGACTTACTACTAAAGGTAACCTAGCCAGAGCCACTTTGGACGTGAACGCCCTCCTTTATTCCGGTGGAAAGATTCCTGCCCTTAAAAAAGCCGTAGATCAAAAGATCTTAGCTCAGGAAGCCGCTGTAGAAAAGGAAAACCAACAAGTCATTGAAGAGGTGATCAAAGCGTATGACCAACTGGCCCTTTTGGATCAAGTAAAACAACTTTTAGACGAAAGTCAAAAACGCTTAGATGTTCACCAAAAAACAGCGGATAAAGCCTTGGAATATGGCCTTATCACTAAATATGAACACCAAAAATTACAATTGGCCCAAAGCCAATTAAAACATAAACAAGTGAACTACGAAGGGCAAAGATCCCTACTCTTGGAACAGTTGGCTATGCTAACCGGAGTAGAGAAAACCAAACTTTCAGAACTTCATCCTTCACTGGAAACTTTGGAAACTGCTTCTGCGCCTTTGTCTGTTGATAAAAGGCCTGAGTTGATCGCCTTAGATCATATCATCCAAGCGAATAAATTCAAAGTAGAAGCAGAAAAAACCTGGTGGAAACCCAAAGTGGCTGTCTCCGCTAGCGCAGGATATCTCAATCTATTCGATGCAACCATCAAAGGAAAAACAGCATTGCCTTACAATTTGGGATACAACACTCTGCATACAAATTCCCTTCAATTAGCTCCTGACATAAGAATAGGAATTGGCTTCAAATGGGAGATTTTTGACGGGTTTAAGGGGAAAAAGGAGATACAAAAAGCCAAAACAGAAACCTTGATTGCAGAGGCTGAAAAAGAAGAAGCAGAAGAACTGCTGAACTTGAACCTCCTGAAAAACCGTACCGAACTGACTACTGTTCAAGAAGAACTAGCACTAAAACAAACTCAAATGCTCCTTGCTAAAGATGCCTTAGATGTGGCTACCAAAGAGTTCAAAACCGGTTTGATCAAATCTTCTGAACTTATAGATGCAGAAAACGACTATCTAGCGGCTGCACTTGACTATCAAAAATCCTTGTTTAACCAAAGACGTACCGCCGTAGGTTTACTAAAAGCCAGTGGTTCTCTTCAAATTGATAAATTATGA
- a CDS encoding DUF2911 domain-containing protein yields the protein MKKLLVLFLAMFATAAFAQERKAPQSPTITSESANITVKYGQPSKRGRVIFGGLEQYGKVWRTGANAATEITFKKDVNFGGKPVKAGTYTLFSIPEEKEWTVILNSELKQFGAFGYEKIKDKNVAEVKVPVKKLSTPEEKLIIKSNDDKELIISWDDVLVSVPLKW from the coding sequence ATGAAAAAACTACTGGTTTTATTTTTAGCTATGTTTGCTACTGCGGCTTTTGCTCAGGAAAGAAAAGCTCCACAAAGCCCTACCATTACTTCTGAAAGTGCTAACATCACTGTAAAGTATGGACAGCCTTCTAAACGTGGTCGCGTCATCTTTGGAGGACTAGAACAGTACGGAAAAGTTTGGAGAACAGGTGCTAATGCAGCTACAGAAATCACTTTTAAGAAAGATGTAAACTTCGGAGGAAAACCTGTTAAGGCGGGAACCTATACCTTGTTCAGTATTCCGGAAGAAAAGGAATGGACGGTGATCTTAAACTCTGAACTTAAACAATTCGGAGCCTTTGGTTACGAAAAAATCAAAGACAAAAACGTAGCAGAAGTGAAAGTGCCTGTAAAGAAACTATCTACTCCTGAAGAGAAACTGATCATCAAGAGCAACGACGATAAAGAACTTATCATTTCCTGGGACGATGTACTCGTAAGTGTTCCCCTAAAATGGTAA
- the trpD gene encoding anthranilate phosphoribosyltransferase → MKRYLNTLIQGGTLTFEEALEALTMIATGNAGTAQAAAFLMGIQQKGITAVELRGFRQGMLNLAVDLHLEDAMDVCGTGGDGKDTFNISTTSAFIAAGAGVRIAKHGNHGVSSAVGSSTVLEHLGVKFTNDPDHLKRKLDEAGICYMHAPLFHPAMRYIAPVRKDLGVKTFFNILGPLMNPAKVQCQLTGVSDLKTFELYKELFSSQEGRYAVIHALDGYDEVSLTGGFRLWNQSADEIYHPAHLGLPEVQAEDLGGGNTLEDSANILIGILQGKGTEAQTSAVLANAGLAISTYKGISLEEGVGQARESLDSGRAYQSFLALIK, encoded by the coding sequence ATGAAGAGATATCTGAACACCCTCATTCAGGGAGGAACCCTAACCTTTGAAGAAGCTCTAGAGGCTTTGACTATGATAGCCACGGGTAATGCAGGGACGGCGCAGGCAGCAGCCTTTTTGATGGGTATTCAGCAAAAAGGGATCACCGCTGTAGAGCTGCGCGGTTTCCGACAAGGCATGCTAAACCTCGCGGTGGATCTCCATCTAGAGGATGCTATGGACGTGTGTGGTACGGGAGGTGACGGGAAAGATACTTTCAATATTTCTACAACTTCTGCCTTCATAGCTGCCGGTGCAGGAGTGAGAATAGCTAAGCACGGAAATCATGGAGTTAGTTCTGCCGTGGGTAGCAGTACTGTCTTAGAGCATCTGGGTGTAAAGTTTACCAATGACCCGGATCATCTCAAAAGGAAATTAGACGAGGCGGGAATATGCTATATGCATGCGCCGCTTTTTCATCCGGCTATGCGATACATCGCTCCGGTTCGTAAGGATTTGGGTGTCAAGACCTTCTTCAATATCTTAGGGCCCTTGATGAATCCTGCAAAGGTGCAGTGCCAGTTGACCGGAGTTTCAGACCTTAAAACCTTTGAGCTTTATAAGGAGCTATTCAGCTCTCAGGAGGGTAGATATGCGGTCATTCACGCACTTGATGGATATGATGAAGTATCTTTGACAGGTGGATTTAGACTTTGGAACCAGTCGGCAGATGAGATCTATCACCCCGCCCATTTGGGGCTGCCCGAAGTTCAGGCGGAGGATTTAGGAGGTGGAAATACGCTAGAGGATTCGGCGAATATTCTTATTGGAATCTTGCAAGGGAAGGGTACGGAAGCTCAGACCTCTGCGGTCTTGGCAAATGCCGGTTTGGCCATCAGTACGTATAAGGGAATATCCTTGGAAGAAGGAGTGGGGCAGGCCAGGGAATCCTTAGATTCAGGTAGAGCTTATCAAAGCTTTTTGGCACTAATAAAATAA
- the recJ gene encoding single-stranded-DNA-specific exonuclease RecJ codes for MQKHWSYKPLPEDGEVAELQQQLNVSSAMATLLWQRGIYTFDAAKHFFRPSLKDLHDPFLMRDMDKAVDRVSAALNADEKILIYGDYDVDGTTAVAMVYGFLKKKHVNLLYYNPDRYTEGYGVSKQGIDYAKEQGVSLIISLDCGIKSADKVAYARSLGIDFIICDHHEPGEELPEAVAVLDPKRKDCIYPYKELTGNGVGFKLLSALCQTRGWEWAELEEYLDLCMVSIASDIVPITGENRILAFYGLQKLNASPRISLKALMNVAGTQGEMNIESVVFTIGPRINAAGRIRHARAAVELLLSEDEDEAMELAYAIQKHNTERKGLDARITEEALDLIKRDPWLYEEAWSTVLYKEDWHKGVIGIVASRCIENFYRPTIIFTKAGEDYAAGSARSVAGFDLYGAIEACSEHLIQFGGHMHAAGMTISIDKIEDFRKAFDGEVKARLLEEQRIPVITVDLEVHLSELTPKFHKVMKQMSPFGPENMQPIFVSHNLRARTAQVLKEKHLKLEVVQDGFSFPAIGFGLAPEFYRELASGRPFSMAYSLEENHFRGNTTQQLFIRDIKLA; via the coding sequence ATGCAAAAGCATTGGTCATATAAGCCTCTACCTGAAGATGGGGAGGTAGCTGAATTACAGCAGCAACTGAATGTTTCTTCTGCCATGGCCACCTTGCTATGGCAGAGAGGCATTTATACTTTCGATGCGGCTAAGCATTTCTTTCGTCCTAGTCTAAAAGATCTTCATGACCCTTTTCTCATGAGGGATATGGACAAGGCTGTAGATAGGGTTAGCGCCGCGTTAAATGCTGATGAGAAGATCCTGATCTATGGAGATTACGATGTAGACGGCACCACAGCGGTAGCCATGGTGTATGGCTTTTTAAAAAAGAAGCATGTTAATCTTCTCTATTATAATCCGGACAGGTATACGGAAGGTTACGGTGTCTCAAAGCAAGGGATAGATTATGCCAAGGAACAGGGAGTAAGTCTGATCATCAGCTTAGACTGTGGTATAAAATCTGCAGATAAGGTAGCCTATGCCCGAAGTTTGGGGATAGATTTTATCATCTGTGATCATCATGAGCCAGGTGAAGAACTACCTGAGGCAGTAGCGGTCTTAGATCCCAAACGTAAAGATTGTATCTACCCTTATAAGGAATTGACAGGTAATGGAGTAGGATTTAAGTTGCTTTCTGCCTTGTGCCAAACCAGAGGGTGGGAGTGGGCTGAACTAGAGGAATACTTGGACCTATGTATGGTTAGTATAGCCTCAGATATAGTACCCATTACTGGAGAAAACCGGATATTGGCTTTCTATGGACTACAAAAATTAAACGCATCACCCCGAATCAGTTTAAAGGCTTTAATGAATGTTGCCGGAACTCAAGGGGAGATGAATATAGAATCAGTGGTATTTACCATTGGGCCTAGGATCAATGCTGCGGGCAGGATTAGGCATGCTCGTGCTGCGGTTGAACTCTTGTTGTCAGAGGATGAGGATGAAGCCATGGAGCTAGCTTACGCCATCCAAAAGCACAATACGGAACGTAAGGGATTAGACGCCCGTATCACGGAAGAAGCTTTGGACTTGATCAAGAGGGATCCTTGGCTATATGAGGAAGCTTGGTCTACGGTTTTATACAAAGAGGACTGGCACAAGGGGGTGATTGGCATAGTGGCATCCCGATGCATAGAAAACTTCTATCGTCCTACCATCATATTCACTAAAGCAGGAGAAGATTATGCGGCAGGGTCTGCACGCTCCGTAGCAGGCTTTGATCTATACGGTGCTATTGAGGCATGCTCAGAGCATTTGATTCAATTTGGGGGGCACATGCACGCTGCGGGTATGACCATCTCTATAGATAAGATTGAAGACTTTCGGAAGGCATTTGACGGAGAGGTCAAAGCACGATTACTGGAAGAGCAGCGCATTCCTGTGATCACGGTGGATTTAGAAGTTCATTTATCAGAGTTGACGCCAAAGTTTCATAAGGTGATGAAACAGATGTCTCCTTTTGGCCCTGAAAATATGCAACCCATCTTTGTTTCTCACAACTTAAGAGCCCGGACTGCGCAAGTGCTAAAAGAAAAGCATTTAAAGTTAGAAGTAGTACAAGATGGCTTTAGTTTTCCGGCCATAGGCTTTGGGCTGGCACCAGAATTCTATAGGGAGCTAGCAAGCGGTAGGCCTTTCTCTATGGCGTACTCTCTGGAAGAAAATCATTTCAGGGGAAATACTACTCAGCAGTTGTTCATCCGCGACATAAAATTGGCCTAG
- a CDS encoding sugar phosphate isomerase/epimerase family protein → MYSLGFVSAILPNYSLEQVLKFASENQFECVEIMCWPGNSADKRRYAGVCHIDVDDPALGHAGELQEKYGVRISGLGYYPNPLDPDKEKSEFYIEHIKKIIRAANKLNIPVVNTFIGRNPHLNMPDNLALFEKLWKPILDVAEQEQVKIGIENCPMLYTLDEWPGGKNLAVSPAVWDHMFKVFPTPLFGLNYDPSHPVLQRMDEIKPLYQYKDRLHHIHLKDIKFDQEKLDRVGMFALPSEYHSPKLPGFGDVRWNAFFSALGDIRYRGPLVIEVEDRAYEGSPEDVEAGIRTARNYIKQFLP, encoded by the coding sequence ATGTATTCACTGGGATTTGTATCTGCTATCCTGCCGAATTATTCCCTCGAGCAGGTGTTAAAGTTTGCTTCTGAAAATCAGTTTGAATGTGTGGAGATCATGTGCTGGCCGGGTAACAGTGCAGATAAGCGCAGGTATGCGGGAGTTTGTCATATCGATGTGGATGATCCCGCTTTGGGTCATGCTGGAGAACTCCAAGAGAAATATGGAGTGAGGATTTCCGGTCTGGGTTACTATCCCAATCCTTTGGATCCGGATAAAGAAAAATCAGAGTTCTATATTGAGCATATCAAGAAGATCATTCGTGCGGCGAATAAATTGAATATCCCTGTAGTGAATACCTTTATAGGTAGGAATCCTCATTTGAACATGCCGGATAATCTGGCTTTGTTTGAAAAACTTTGGAAGCCTATCCTGGATGTAGCAGAACAGGAGCAAGTGAAAATAGGAATAGAAAACTGCCCTATGCTCTATACCTTAGACGAGTGGCCGGGAGGAAAGAATCTAGCAGTGTCTCCGGCAGTTTGGGATCATATGTTTAAGGTTTTTCCTACTCCTTTATTTGGTTTGAATTATGACCCTTCTCATCCCGTTTTGCAACGAATGGATGAGATTAAGCCTTTGTATCAATACAAAGACAGGCTGCACCATATCCATTTAAAGGATATCAAATTTGATCAAGAAAAGTTAGATAGAGTGGGCATGTTTGCCCTTCCTTCGGAATATCATTCCCCAAAACTACCCGGATTTGGAGATGTCCGCTGGAATGCCTTCTTCAGTGCATTGGGCGATATCAGATATAGGGGACCTTTAGTGATAGAGGTAGAAGACCGGGCATATGAAGGTTCTCCGGAAGATGTGGAGGCCGGAATTAGGACGGCTAGAAACTATATAAAACAATTTCTGCCCTGA
- a CDS encoding ABC transporter ATP-binding protein: MTIIETKDITKRYIMGAEVVDALKGVSITIKKGEYVAFMGPSGSGKSTLMNIIGCLDSPTSGTYILNQKDVSDMSENELAEVRNKEIGFVFQTFNLLPRQSSLENVALPLIYAGYNKADRSEKAQKVLESVGLGTRSNHKPNELSGGQRQRVAVARALVNDPSILLADEPTGNLDTRTSYEIMQLFAEIHSKGNTIIMVTHEEDIARYAHRIIRLRDGLIETDEINPSPTDPVEMAKQLAEKK; the protein is encoded by the coding sequence ATGACCATTATTGAAACCAAAGACATCACGAAGAGATATATCATGGGAGCAGAAGTAGTAGATGCCCTAAAAGGAGTATCTATTACGATCAAAAAAGGAGAATACGTGGCCTTCATGGGTCCATCCGGCTCCGGGAAATCTACTTTGATGAATATCATAGGGTGTTTAGACTCCCCTACCAGCGGAACCTACATTCTGAACCAAAAGGATGTGAGTGACATGAGCGAAAATGAATTAGCTGAAGTGAGAAACAAGGAGATCGGATTCGTATTCCAGACCTTTAACCTTTTGCCTCGCCAATCCTCCCTGGAAAATGTGGCGCTACCCTTGATCTATGCGGGATATAACAAGGCGGATCGCTCAGAAAAAGCACAGAAAGTGCTGGAAAGTGTGGGCCTAGGTACCAGAAGCAATCATAAACCCAATGAACTTTCCGGTGGCCAGCGTCAGAGGGTAGCCGTAGCACGCGCACTGGTGAATGATCCTTCTATCCTTTTGGCCGATGAACCTACAGGTAACCTAGATACCCGTACGTCTTATGAGATCATGCAGCTATTTGCCGAGATTCATTCAAAAGGAAATACCATCATCATGGTTACGCACGAAGAAGATATAGCCAGATATGCGCATAGGATCATCCGACTAAGAGACGGTCTCATTGAAACGGATGAAATCAATCCTAGTCCAACGGATCCCGTAGAAATGGCCAAGCAGCTAGCAGAGAAAAAATAA
- the fabD gene encoding ACP S-malonyltransferase gives MKAYVFPGQGAQFSGMGKDLYENSARAKELFDSANEILGFDITRIMFEGTEEELRQTNVTQPAVFLHSVIQAATIEDFHPDMVAGHSLGEFSALVAAGALAFEDALRLVAKRAEAMQKACELTPSTMAAVLNLSDEKVEEVVEGISKETGEVVVAANYNCPGQLVISGTVEGINIAVERMKEAGAKRALVLAVGGAFHSPLMEPAREELAQAIKETKFNTPTCPIYQNVNAKPSTDVEVIKENLIAQLTAPVRWTQSVQNMVADGATTFVECGPGKVLQGLVKKIAPEVTVSGAQ, from the coding sequence ATGAAGGCATATGTTTTCCCGGGACAGGGAGCTCAGTTTAGTGGTATGGGTAAGGATTTATATGAAAATTCTGCTCGTGCTAAAGAGTTATTTGATTCTGCAAATGAGATTTTAGGTTTTGATATTACTCGTATCATGTTTGAAGGTACTGAGGAAGAGTTGCGTCAAACTAACGTTACTCAGCCTGCTGTATTTCTTCATTCAGTGATTCAAGCGGCTACTATTGAGGATTTTCATCCGGATATGGTAGCTGGACATTCCTTAGGGGAGTTTTCTGCTCTAGTAGCTGCAGGAGCATTGGCATTTGAAGATGCTTTAAGGCTGGTAGCTAAGCGTGCTGAAGCCATGCAAAAGGCTTGTGAATTAACACCTTCCACTATGGCTGCAGTATTAAACTTAAGTGACGAAAAAGTAGAAGAAGTTGTTGAAGGTATCTCTAAAGAGACTGGAGAAGTGGTAGTGGCTGCTAATTATAACTGTCCCGGACAGTTGGTGATTTCGGGTACAGTTGAAGGGATTAATATCGCTGTGGAAAGGATGAAGGAAGCCGGTGCTAAGAGGGCTTTAGTACTTGCGGTGGGTGGAGCATTCCATTCTCCATTAATGGAGCCAGCGAGAGAGGAGTTAGCTCAAGCGATCAAGGAAACGAAGTTTAATACTCCTACCTGTCCTATCTATCAGAACGTTAATGCTAAGCCATCAACAGATGTGGAGGTGATTAAAGAGAACTTGATTGCTCAGTTGACAGCTCCGGTGCGCTGGACGCAGTCCGTTCAAAACATGGTAGCTGATGGAGCTACTACATTTGTGGAATGTGGTCCGGGTAAAGTGTTACAAGGATTGGTGAAGAAGATTGCCCCGGAAGTGACGGTATCTGGAGCGCAATAA
- the lptB gene encoding LPS export ABC transporter ATP-binding protein: MVLRTEDLVKKYGQRLVNDHVSYQVEQGEIVGLLGPNGAGKTTSFYMAVGLVKPNSGKIWLDDIDITKLPMYKRAKLGVGYLAQEASVFRDLSVQDNIIGVMELAKPEMTQAQRREKMEELLEEFSLTHVRKNKGMVLSGGERRRTEIARALAVDPKFILLDEPFAGVDPIAVEEIQGIVAKLKHRNIGILITDHNVNETLSITDRAYLLFEGKILKQGTAEELAADEQVRRVYLGTHFELKRKI; the protein is encoded by the coding sequence ATGGTATTAAGAACTGAGGATTTAGTTAAGAAATACGGCCAAAGACTGGTAAATGACCACGTGAGTTATCAGGTGGAGCAGGGGGAGATTGTAGGACTATTAGGCCCGAATGGTGCCGGTAAGACCACTTCCTTCTATATGGCTGTAGGTTTAGTGAAACCTAATTCCGGAAAGATCTGGTTAGATGATATTGATATTACTAAGTTGCCTATGTACAAGAGGGCGAAACTTGGTGTAGGATATTTAGCCCAGGAAGCTTCTGTCTTTAGAGATCTCAGCGTTCAGGACAATATCATAGGCGTGATGGAGCTGGCAAAGCCTGAGATGACGCAGGCTCAGCGGAGGGAAAAGATGGAAGAGTTATTGGAAGAGTTTTCTTTGACCCATGTAAGAAAGAACAAAGGGATGGTGCTTTCCGGTGGTGAAAGAAGGAGGACGGAGATTGCTCGAGCTTTAGCTGTGGATCCTAAGTTTATCCTATTGGATGAGCCATTTGCAGGGGTTGACCCTATTGCTGTGGAGGAGATTCAGGGTATAGTAGCGAAACTGAAGCATAGAAACATAGGCATCTTGATCACTGACCATAATGTAAATGAGACCCTGTCTATCACGGATAGAGCCTACCTGTTGTTTGAAGGGAAGATATTGAAACAAGGTACAGCTGAGGAATTGGCAGCTGACGAACAGGTTCGAAGGGTGTATCTAGGTACGCATTTCGAATTGAAGAGGAAGATATGA
- a CDS encoding thermonuclease family protein — MKNLFAFILFLLPVTADIRPVLRVVDGDTIWVSPPEEKIRLIGIDAPETRNTGKKQIGYYGKEASDYLKARLKGKKVRLEYDVQRYDVYRRTLAYVYLEDGTMINAELVRLGYATVMTVAPNVKYADKFILLQQEARKNKRGLWAVSPY, encoded by the coding sequence ATGAAAAATCTATTCGCTTTCATCCTATTCCTCCTACCGGTCACTGCTGACATTAGACCCGTACTAAGGGTAGTTGACGGAGATACCATTTGGGTTAGTCCACCGGAAGAAAAGATCCGACTGATAGGAATAGATGCTCCAGAAACCAGAAATACAGGAAAGAAACAGATAGGCTACTACGGCAAAGAAGCCAGCGATTATCTTAAGGCTAGATTGAAAGGCAAGAAAGTCCGCTTAGAATACGATGTGCAACGCTACGACGTCTATCGCCGTACCTTAGCCTACGTCTATCTGGAAGACGGCACCATGATCAATGCGGAGCTGGTGCGATTAGGATATGCTACCGTCATGACCGTAGCTCCTAACGTAAAATATGCAGACAAATTCATCCTCCTACAGCAAGAAGCCCGTAAGAATAAGAGAGGTCTGTGGGCGGTTTCGCCGTACTAA
- a CDS encoding OmpH family outer membrane protein: protein MKKFVALFLGLGLAFTACEKKGGSTSNAGQPAGRIVYVNTDTLLNNYEYYKDVVKEFENKSFALENELQRKAQSFQNEVALFQRRVQAGGLSEQQALTQQAALQKKEQDIMLYRENAAGNLQQEQAKKTDELLNNIHEYLKNYNKSDRYDMVIGYSKGGGVLYAKEDLDITQEVLKGLNEEYKSKVKKTSTPADSTAKK from the coding sequence ATGAAAAAATTTGTTGCTCTTTTCTTAGGCCTAGGATTGGCTTTTACGGCATGCGAAAAAAAAGGAGGTAGTACCAGTAACGCGGGTCAGCCTGCAGGTAGAATTGTGTATGTAAATACAGATACCTTATTGAACAACTACGAATACTACAAGGATGTCGTTAAAGAATTTGAGAACAAAAGCTTTGCCTTGGAAAACGAGTTACAACGTAAGGCTCAGTCTTTCCAAAACGAGGTAGCTTTATTCCAAAGAAGAGTTCAAGCCGGTGGTCTTTCTGAACAGCAAGCACTTACTCAACAGGCAGCACTTCAGAAGAAAGAGCAAGACATCATGCTGTACAGAGAAAATGCCGCTGGCAACTTACAGCAAGAGCAAGCTAAAAAGACAGATGAATTATTGAACAATATTCACGAGTACCTAAAAAACTACAACAAATCTGATCGCTATGACATGGTTATCGGCTACTCCAAAGGTGGTGGTGTACTATACGCGAAAGAAGATTTAGACATTACGCAGGAAGTACTTAAAGGTTTGAACGAAGAGTACAAATCTAAAGTGAAAAAGACCAGCACTCCAGCTGACTCTACTGCAAAGAAATAA
- a CDS encoding Crp/Fnr family transcriptional regulator, which produces MKLEETISSILPASDAVLEAIGLEFHSVTLPRNELIFPMGSVAKHIFYIEKGLARMFYYNDAGKDITYEFFPEGNFATPSESFLEQKPSPYSIELLEDSDLRYVSQDGLNRLLDDFPELEKIKSHILAHFLFQANRRIVALQFQNAPQRYETLENTQGNIIQRAPLGHIASYLGITQETLSRIRGRK; this is translated from the coding sequence ATGAAACTCGAAGAAACCATAAGTTCTATCTTGCCGGCAAGTGATGCCGTGTTAGAAGCTATTGGACTTGAATTTCATTCTGTCACCCTCCCAAGGAACGAGCTCATCTTTCCCATGGGGTCTGTGGCTAAGCACATTTTCTACATAGAAAAAGGCTTAGCACGCATGTTTTATTATAACGACGCAGGAAAAGACATCACCTACGAATTCTTTCCAGAAGGGAATTTCGCCACTCCAAGCGAAAGCTTTTTGGAACAAAAACCCTCGCCCTATAGCATAGAATTACTAGAAGATTCAGATCTACGCTACGTTTCCCAAGACGGCCTCAACCGACTTTTAGATGATTTCCCCGAACTCGAAAAGATCAAAAGCCACATACTCGCACACTTCCTTTTTCAAGCTAACCGTAGAATTGTAGCCTTACAGTTCCAAAATGCCCCACAGCGATACGAAACCCTGGAAAACACCCAAGGTAATATTATTCAACGAGCGCCGCTAGGACATATCGCCTCCTACCTAGGCATAACCCAAGAAACTTTAAGTAGAATTCGAGGAAGAAAATAA